The Molothrus ater isolate BHLD 08-10-18 breed brown headed cowbird chromosome 1, BPBGC_Mater_1.1, whole genome shotgun sequence genome includes a window with the following:
- the ZBTB14 gene encoding zinc finger and BTB domain-containing protein 14 → MEFFISMSETIKYNDDDHKTVFLKTLNEQRLEGEFCDIAIVVEDVKFRAHRCVLAACSTYFKKLFKKLEVDSSSVIEIDFLRSDIFEEVLNYMYTAKISVKKEDVNLMMSSGQILGIRFLDKLCSQKRDVSSPEENTQSKSKYCLKMNRSIGEPNDTQDDEVEEIGDHDDSPSDVTVEGTPPSQEDGKSPTTTLRVQEAILKELGSEEVRKVNCYGQEVEPMETTESKDLGSQTPQALTFNDGISEVKDEQTPGWTTAAGDMKFEYLLYGHREHIVCQACGKTFSDEARLRKHEKLHTADRPFVCEMCTKGFTTQAHLKEHLKIHTGYKPYSCEVCGKSFIRAPDLKKHERVHSNERPFACHMCDKAFKHKSHLKDHERRHRGEKPFVCSSCTKAFAKASDLKRHENNMHSERKQVTAANSIQSETEQLQAAAMAAEAEQQLETIACS, encoded by the exons ATG GAGTTTTTCATCAGTATGTCTGAAACCATTAAATATAATGACGACGATCACAAAACTGTGTTCCTGAAAACATTGAATGAACAACGTTTGGAAGGAGAATTTTGTGACATCGCTATTGTGGTTGAAGATGTTAAGTTCAGAGCCCATAGGTGTGTGCTTGCTGCCTGCAGTACCTActtcaaaaagcttttcaaaaaacTTGAAGTTGATAGTTCATCAGTAATAGAAATAGATTTTCTTCGTTCTGATATTTTTGAGGAAGTTCTCAATTACATGTATACTGCAAagatttctgttaaaaaagagGATGTAAACTTGATGATGTCTTCAGGCCAGATCCTTGGTATTCGATTTCTTGATAAACTCTGCTCTCAAAAACGTGATGTATCTAGTCCTGAAGAAAACACACAGTCCAAGAGCAAGTACTGTCTAAAAATGAACCGTTCTATTGGGGAACCCAATGATACCCAAGATGATGAGGTGGAAGAGATTGGAGATCATGATGACAGTCCATCAGATGTGACAGTAGAAGGCACTCCCCCAAGTCAGGAAGATGGTAAATCACCAACCACTACTCTGAGAGTGCAAGAGGCAATTCTGAAAGAGTTGGGAAGTGAAGAAGTTAGAAAAGTAAACTGCTATGGCCAAGAAGTAGAACCTATGGAAACAACGGAATCTAAAGACTTAGGATCTCAGACGCCTCAGGCACTCACATTTAATGATGGAATAAGTGAGGTGAAAGATGAACAAACTCCAGGATGGACCACAGCAGCCGGGGATATGAAGTTTGAGTACTTGCTTTATGGTCACAGGGAACACATTGTATGTCAGGCTTGTGGCAAGACCTTTTCTGATGAAGCGCGTttgagaaaacatgaaaaactaCACACTGCAGACAGACCATTTGTTTGTGAAATGTGTACAAAGGGCTTCACCACGCAGGCTCATTTGAAAGAACACTTGAAAATACACACGGGTTACAAGCCTTACAGTTGTGAGGTGTGTGGGAAGTCTTTTATTCGTGCACCAGATCTAAAAAAGCATGAAAGAGTTCACAGTAATGAGAGGCCATTTGCATGCCATATGTGTGATAAAGCTTTCAAGCACAAGTCCCACCTCAAAGACCACGAAAGAAGGCACCGAGGAGAGAAACCTTTTGTCTGCAGTTCCTGCACTAAAGCATTTGCTAAGGCATCTGACCTAAAAAGGCACGAGAACAAtatgcacagtgaaagaaagcAAGTTACAGCAGCCAATTCCATCCAGAGTGAAACAGAACAgttgcaggcagcagccatggcTGCTGAAGCAGAGCAACAATTAGAAACTATAGCCTGTAGTTAA